From a single Nocardioides sp. dk884 genomic region:
- a CDS encoding leucyl aminopeptidase, whose protein sequence is MTSYTLRKASPAKTRCDAVVVGVVQTPKGVQLAPGGEDVASAWGRKLSPLLASLAVKGGAGEITRIPTGGTITAPLLVLVGLGKEPTPVQVRRAAGAAARAVPNSASVAVALPADSPALVRAVTEGWMLGGYTFTAYKSDSAKETASEHPGEVVVLTPDARDAEVKAAFEEAQVVAESVATCRDWVNTPPGDLRPPAFADAVETAFNEIGSGRGAPKLSVTVLDEKRLAELGCGGILGVGAGSDAPPRLVEISYTPKGATTHLALVGKGITFDSGGLSIKPAANMHEMKSDMGGAAAVVQATVAIARLGLPVRVSTFVPMAENMLSGSATRPGDVLRMYGGTTVEILNTDAEGRLVLADALVRATEQKPDVVVDVATLTGHMVVALGDKVAGVMGSPEIVEQVRAAAASAGEDVWPMPIPEIMDERIHSSKIADLAQHDWIRWGGGLYAAAFLREFTAGLPWAHLDIAGPAYTSGGPSGHVTSGGTGFAVATLVDYARALATRKH, encoded by the coding sequence GTGACGTCGTACACGCTGCGTAAGGCCAGTCCCGCCAAGACCCGCTGCGACGCTGTCGTCGTCGGTGTCGTGCAGACGCCGAAGGGGGTGCAGCTCGCCCCCGGCGGCGAGGACGTCGCGTCGGCATGGGGCCGCAAGCTCTCGCCGCTGCTCGCCAGCCTGGCGGTGAAGGGCGGCGCCGGGGAGATCACCCGGATCCCGACCGGCGGCACCATCACCGCGCCGCTTCTCGTGCTGGTGGGCCTGGGCAAGGAGCCGACGCCGGTCCAGGTGCGCCGCGCCGCCGGCGCCGCCGCCCGCGCGGTGCCCAACTCCGCCTCCGTCGCGGTGGCGCTGCCCGCGGACTCCCCCGCGCTGGTGCGCGCCGTCACCGAGGGCTGGATGCTCGGCGGCTACACGTTCACGGCGTACAAGTCCGACTCCGCGAAGGAGACCGCGAGCGAGCACCCCGGCGAGGTCGTCGTGCTCACCCCGGACGCACGCGATGCCGAGGTGAAGGCGGCCTTCGAGGAGGCCCAGGTGGTCGCCGAGTCCGTGGCCACCTGCCGCGACTGGGTCAACACCCCGCCCGGCGACCTGCGCCCGCCGGCGTTCGCCGACGCCGTCGAGACCGCGTTCAACGAGATCGGCAGCGGCCGCGGTGCGCCGAAGCTGTCGGTGACGGTGCTCGACGAGAAGCGGCTGGCCGAGCTCGGCTGCGGCGGCATCCTCGGCGTGGGCGCCGGCTCCGACGCGCCCCCGCGACTGGTGGAGATCAGCTACACCCCCAAGGGCGCCACCACCCACCTGGCGCTGGTCGGCAAGGGCATCACCTTCGACTCCGGCGGCCTCAGCATCAAGCCGGCCGCCAACATGCACGAGATGAAGTCCGACATGGGCGGCGCCGCCGCCGTCGTGCAGGCGACCGTCGCGATCGCCCGCCTCGGCCTGCCGGTGCGCGTCAGCACGTTCGTGCCGATGGCCGAGAACATGCTCTCCGGCTCCGCCACCCGCCCCGGCGACGTGCTGCGGATGTACGGCGGCACCACCGTCGAGATCCTCAACACCGACGCCGAGGGCCGCCTGGTGCTGGCCGACGCGCTCGTCCGGGCCACCGAGCAGAAGCCCGACGTCGTGGTCGACGTCGCCACCCTCACCGGCCACATGGTCGTCGCCCTCGGCGACAAGGTCGCCGGCGTGATGGGCTCCCCCGAGATCGTCGAGCAGGTGCGCGCCGCCGCCGCCAGCGCCGGCGAGGACGTCTGGCCGATGCCGATCCCCGAGATCATGGACGAGCGCATCCACTCCTCCAAGATCGCCGATCTCGCCCAGCACGACTGGATCCGCTGGGGCGGCGGGCTGTACGCCGCGGCCTTCCTGCGCGAGTTCACCGCCGGGCTCCCCTGGGCCCACCTCGACATCGCCGGCCCCGCCTACACCTCCGGCGGCCCCTCGGGCCACGTCACCTCCGGCGGCACCGGCTTCGCCGTGGCCACCCTGGTCGACTACGCCCGCGCCCTGGCCACCCGGAAGCACTGA